A single region of the Betta splendens chromosome 12, fBetSpl5.4, whole genome shotgun sequence genome encodes:
- the tmem38b gene encoding trimeric intracellular cation channel type B: MEALGLLQLDDLAHGLASLSMFPYFDMAHYVVSVMALREQPGALEVSRTSPLACWFSSMLYCFGGAVLSGIMLAEPPVAPLTNSTSVLLASVIWYLVFYCPMDLVYCCAAPLPPRLLLSGMKEVTRTWKVLGGVTQAHGKYKDSLLVMIAVGWARGAGGGLISNFEQLVRGVWKPETNELLKMSYPTKITLIGAVLFALQQTHYLPLQKHHLMLIYTIFIVGNKSRMMLTGSSTSPFSTIEAAVYKTLFTGPSPYAALTGASGSKEPAPASPVGGQNGSPPAKQESETCKKTD, encoded by the exons ATGGAGGCGTTGGGCCTGCTGCAGTTGGACGATCTGGCGCATGGACTGGCCAGCTTGTCGATGTTCCCGTACTTTGACATGGCGCACTACGTGGTGTCGGTCATGGCGCTGAGGGAGCAGCCAG GGGCCCTGGAGGTGTCCCGCACCAGCCCGCTGGCCTGCTGGTTCAGCTCCATGCTCTACTGTTTCGGGGGGGCCGTGCTGTCGGGCATCATGCTGGCCGAGCCGCCCGTCGCACCTCTGACCAACAGCACCAGTGTCCTGCTGGCGTCCGTCATCTG GTACCTGGTGTTCTACTGCCCCATGGACCTGGTGTACTGCTGCGCCGCCCCGTTGCCTCCCCGGCTGCTGCTCTCGGGGATGAAAGAGGTGACCCGGACGTGGAAGGTGCTCGGGGGGGTCACCCAGGCCCACGGCAAATACAAGGACAGTCTGCTGGTCATGATCGCCGTCGGCTGGGCCCGAG GTGCTGGAGGTGGGCTGATCAGTAATTTTGAGCAGCTGGTTCGAGGTGTGTGGAAACCAGAGACTAATGAGCTCCTCAAAATGTCTTA tcCCACCAAGATCACCCTGATTGGGGCGGTGCTGTTTGCGCTGCAGCAGACCCACTACCTGCCCCTCCAGAAGCACCACCTGATGCTCATCTACACCATCTTCATTGTCGGCAACAAG TCGAGGATGATGCTGACGGGCTCCTCCACGTCGCCATTCAGCACCATCGAGGCGGCCGTCTACAAGACCCTCTTCACCGGCCCCTCCCCTTACGCCGCGCTGACCGGCGCCTCCGGGTCCAAGGAACCCGCGCCGGCCTCTCCCGTCGGGGGCCAGAACGGGTCGCCTCCAGCCAAACAGGAGTCCGAGACGTGCAAGAAAACCGACTAG